A portion of the Gemmatimonadaceae bacterium genome contains these proteins:
- a CDS encoding PadR family transcriptional regulator yields the protein MTARRDVPSGTLDMLTLRVISRGPIHGWGLMKRLGELTDNVFQVTPGGLFPALQRLEEDGWIAGEWGVSENNRKARFYTITKSGRRQLAKEEDHWKAISMAVSRVLEGA from the coding sequence ATGACCGCCAGAAGAGATGTCCCCTCCGGCACGCTCGACATGCTGACTCTGCGCGTCATCTCCCGAGGTCCAATTCATGGCTGGGGCCTGATGAAGCGACTGGGCGAGCTGACTGACAACGTGTTTCAAGTGACACCGGGAGGCCTGTTCCCTGCCCTGCAACGCCTTGAAGAGGATGGGTGGATCGCCGGCGAATGGGGCGTGTCTGAGAACAACCGCAAGGCGCGGTTCTACACCATCACGAAGTCTGGCCGGCGGCAGCTCGCGAAGGAAGAGGACCACTGGAAAGCCATTTCGATGGCGGTCTCCAGAGTGCTGGAGGGCGCATGA